The uncultured Tolumonas sp. genome contains a region encoding:
- the ppsA gene encoding phosphoenolpyruvate synthase: MTNVLWYNQLNMHDVDRVGGKNASLGEMITNLASLGVSVPNGFATTAQAFNNFLEQSGVNQNIYQLLDKTDIDDINALADAGRQIRQWIIDTPFQPELEQSIREAYLQLADGQPDASFAVRSSATAEDMPDASFAGQQETFLNVQGIDAVMIAIKHVFASLFNDRAISYRVHQGYDHRGVALSAGVQRMVRSDLAAAGVMFTLDTESGFDQVVFITSAYGLGEMVVQGAVNPDEFYVHKPTLNNHKPAIVRRTIGSKKIRMVYAASKEHGKQVQIEDVPAELSQHFSLTDAEVEQLARQALLIEQHYGRPMDIEWAKDGHTSKLYIVQARPETVRSNEQVMERYQLTSRGKVLIEGRAIGQQIGAGPVKIIHNISEMDQVLPGDVLVTDMTDPDWEPIMKRASAIVTNRGGRTCHAAIIARELGIPAVVGCGNATEILPAGQNVTVSCAEGDTGFVYQDLQDFSVRRLPVDEMPALPLKIMMNVGNPDRAFDFARLPNDGVGLARLEFIINRMIGVHPKALLEFDQQTPVLQQQIRELMLGHDDPVEFYISRLAEGISTLAAAFWPKRVIVRLSDFKSNEYANLLGGERYEPQEENPMLGFRGAGRYISSTFHDCFTLECEAVKRVRNRMGLTNIELMVPFVRTVAQAKAVISQLETEGLKRGENGLKIIMMCEIPSNALLAEQFLQHFDGFSIGSNDMTQLTLGLDRDSGLVSELFDERNDAVKSLLAMAIAAAKKQGKYVGICGQGPSDHADFALWLKEQGIDSLSLNPDTVVQTWLALAE; encoded by the coding sequence GTGACTAACGTGCTTTGGTATAACCAACTCAACATGCACGATGTTGATCGGGTGGGAGGCAAAAATGCCTCTCTGGGCGAAATGATCACGAATCTGGCGTCATTAGGGGTCTCAGTGCCGAATGGCTTTGCCACGACCGCGCAGGCGTTTAATAATTTTCTGGAACAAAGTGGGGTTAACCAGAACATTTATCAGTTGCTCGATAAAACGGATATCGACGATATCAATGCGCTGGCTGATGCCGGACGACAGATCCGCCAATGGATCATTGATACCCCCTTCCAACCCGAATTAGAACAGTCGATTCGCGAAGCCTATTTGCAGCTGGCAGATGGTCAGCCAGATGCTTCCTTTGCAGTACGTTCTTCCGCTACGGCAGAGGATATGCCGGATGCCTCCTTTGCCGGGCAGCAGGAAACCTTCCTTAATGTGCAGGGTATTGATGCGGTCATGATCGCCATCAAACATGTTTTTGCCTCTCTGTTTAACGATCGGGCCATTTCTTACCGTGTACATCAAGGGTATGACCATCGAGGCGTTGCTCTTTCTGCCGGTGTACAACGTATGGTGCGTTCCGATTTAGCCGCTGCTGGTGTCATGTTCACGCTGGATACCGAGTCTGGTTTTGATCAGGTGGTGTTTATCACCTCTGCCTATGGGCTGGGCGAAATGGTGGTGCAAGGGGCAGTCAACCCCGATGAATTTTACGTGCATAAACCAACACTGAATAATCACAAACCGGCGATTGTGCGCCGCACCATTGGTTCAAAAAAGATCCGCATGGTGTATGCGGCCAGTAAAGAACACGGCAAACAAGTACAGATTGAAGATGTGCCTGCCGAGCTGAGTCAGCATTTCAGCCTGACGGATGCCGAAGTGGAACAATTGGCCAGACAGGCATTATTGATCGAGCAGCACTACGGTCGCCCGATGGATATCGAGTGGGCCAAAGATGGTCACACCAGCAAACTGTATATCGTACAGGCTCGGCCAGAAACCGTGCGCTCGAACGAACAGGTGATGGAGCGTTATCAGCTGACTTCGCGCGGCAAAGTGCTGATCGAAGGCCGTGCGATTGGCCAGCAAATTGGTGCCGGGCCGGTCAAAATCATCCACAACATCAGCGAAATGGATCAGGTATTACCGGGCGATGTGCTGGTTACTGATATGACCGATCCGGACTGGGAGCCGATCATGAAACGGGCATCCGCGATTGTCACGAACCGGGGTGGCCGTACCTGTCATGCCGCGATTATTGCGCGCGAACTGGGTATTCCAGCCGTGGTAGGCTGCGGTAATGCCACAGAGATTTTGCCCGCAGGACAAAACGTGACAGTTTCATGTGCCGAAGGCGACACGGGTTTCGTTTATCAGGATCTGCAAGATTTCAGCGTGCGTCGTTTGCCGGTGGATGAAATGCCAGCGTTACCGCTAAAAATCATGATGAACGTCGGTAACCCTGATCGCGCCTTTGATTTTGCCCGTTTACCCAATGATGGTGTGGGTCTGGCGCGACTCGAATTTATCATCAACCGTATGATCGGTGTGCATCCGAAAGCCCTACTCGAATTTGATCAACAGACACCTGTGTTACAGCAACAGATCCGCGAGTTGATGCTAGGCCATGATGATCCGGTTGAGTTTTACATCAGCCGTCTGGCAGAAGGCATTTCTACCCTCGCCGCCGCATTCTGGCCAAAACGCGTGATTGTGCGGCTGTCTGATTTCAAATCGAACGAATATGCCAATTTGCTGGGTGGGGAGCGTTACGAACCGCAGGAAGAAAACCCGATGCTGGGCTTCCGTGGTGCCGGTCGTTATATCTCATCAACGTTCCATGACTGTTTTACGCTGGAATGTGAAGCAGTGAAACGGGTACGCAATCGCATGGGGCTAACCAATATCGAACTGATGGTGCCGTTTGTGCGAACGGTGGCGCAGGCAAAAGCCGTGATTTCGCAGTTGGAAACCGAAGGGCTGAAACGCGGCGAGAATGGTCTGAAAATCATCATGATGTGTGAGATCCCATCGAATGCCTTGCTGGCTGAACAATTCCTGCAACATTTTGATGGCTTCTCTATCGGCTCCAATGACATGACACAGTTAACGCTGGGCTTAGATCGTGATTCCGGTTTGGTATCAGAGCTGTTTGATGAGCGTAACGATGCGGTCAAATCCTTGCTGGCAATGGCAATTGCGGCGGCAAAAAAACAGGGTAAATATGTCGGCATTTGCGGTCAGGGCCCGTCAGATCACGCTGATTTTGCGCTGTGGTTGAAAGAACAGGGGATCGATAGTTTATCGCTGAACCCGGATACTGTGGTGCAAACCTGGTTGGCATTAGCGGAATAG